ACGTAAAAACGTGCGAATTGTCAATAAAACTTGATTTTGAATGGAAAATAATAGTAAGAAATTTTATGAAAGGCGTTCTATTCGTTTGCCTGACTATGATTATACCCAAGAGTCGCTTTACTATATTACGCTTTGTTGCCAACATAGATTGAAGTTGTTTGGTGAAGTAGTAAATAGCGAGCTAATGCCAAATGCTGCTGGCAAAATGGTAGAAGAAGAATGGAAAGCTTTGACCACACGTTTTCCAGAAATTCGCTTGCATGCTTATGTGGTGATGCCGAATCACTTTCATGCCATTGTCGAGATGTGCAGCACTGAACAAATGGATAGTAAAAATGAAAAATCGCCCACCTTGGGCAACGTAATAGCTGGTTTCAAATCCATTGTGACTGTTAATTATATTCGTGGAGTGAAAGAGTTAGGTTGGCAGCCATTTGATAAAAAAGTGTGGCAACGAAACTATTGGGAGCATATCATTCGCAACGACCAAGCTTACCAAAAAATCACTGATTATATTATAGAAAACCCTATTTATTGGAAAGAAGATGATTTATATACATAAAGTGTTTTGATAGCAGGAATTATTTTATGGATGCGAAACTGCGCGATTGAATTTTCTATTTGTTAAGATAGGGGCTACCCTTGTGGTCGCCCTATCGTGTATCAAGCCTCGTTCTGATTATTTTTCTTCTTTATTTTGGGTTGTTTTATGAATTGGGCATGTTTGGCTTGAATTTTCTATTTATATCAAGCCTCGTTTTGATTATTTTTCTTCCTTATTTTTGGTGGTCTAGGGCGACCACAAGGGTAGCCCCTACGTTTGCGTTTTGGCTTGTTTTATGGATGCAAACCCTCTGGCTTGAATTTTTTATTTTTTGTATTTGTTAAGGTGACCCCTACGTTTGCGTTTTAGCTTGTTTTATGGATGCAAACCCTCTGGTTTGAATTTTCTATTTGTTAAGGTGACCCCTACGTTTGCGTTTTGGCTTGTTTAATGGATGCGAAACTGCGCGATTGAATTTTCTATTTGTTAAGATAGGGGCTACCCTTGTGGTCGCCCTATCGTGTATCAAGCCTCGTTCTGATTATTTTTCTTCTTTATTTTGGGTTGTTTTATGAATTGGGCATGTTTGGCTTGAGTTTTCTATTTATATCAAGCCTCGTTTTGATT
The Microscilla marina ATCC 23134 genome window above contains:
- a CDS encoding transposase; this encodes MENNSKKFYERRSIRLPDYDYTQESLYYITLCCQHRLKLFGEVVNSELMPNAAGKMVEEEWKALTTRFPEIRLHAYVVMPNHFHAIVEMCSTEQMDSKNEKSPTLGNVIAGFKSIVTVNYIRGVKELGWQPFDKKVWQRNYWEHIIRNDQAYQKITDYIIENPIYWKEDDLYT